The Bacillus vallismortis genome window below encodes:
- a CDS encoding BppU family phage baseplate upper protein gives MIYKDAAISAFVGTSSSSRTTNIHFSTQDIGTAKLTFKVVKDGVPLPLSAVTGKLVMVMTDGSKFIKNITIVDRLKGIAEYVLTSEEIKHYGKVQASLNLYYDNKQSLGVTQFTFQIDKDLIDSDIVPIAEYYIEDFETLRQSVEAIVADLQEKFKDLDNVETKAGSQEKADAVQTNLDTHTRDKSNPHGVTKSQIGLGNVDNVQQASKQDFDLHVSDASKHISSSERTKWNNGQTFRITAENGTQKYNLTQGSFYDSLKDVGTVSFYGTNAVTDNPSSSSLRGMQIVGQPGIGMGYAVDVNGNAWWFYYNSSHTKINWFPAESITGAQSKVDAHANRKDNPHAVTKAQVGLDKVDNVQQAPLTEFNAHNYNPIRHITQIEREKWNGGQLTKITNDVGGVAFAVNEGEDMLQAIVNRGRSMGTFYANGKAVNSPSSASTRGFYQMTSQSTDGKGMYGWVYAMDYRNNVFTNYYDGNSSGWTGWKQLDTSKNFENAIWQNVTLKNGAANGDRPFQYAKWGKLLLLRGQITAPREVVIGSIPSSMVPSNGAVVLASTIGITGICKLVVFGTGDLKLTGLMSNDNNAVTGYYMDVNPIPLD, from the coding sequence ATGATCTATAAAGATGCTGCGATAAGTGCCTTTGTAGGCACTAGCTCAAGCAGCAGAACAACAAACATACATTTTAGTACACAAGATATAGGGACGGCCAAATTGACTTTTAAAGTGGTCAAAGATGGCGTCCCTTTACCTTTGTCCGCGGTGACCGGGAAACTTGTTATGGTGATGACCGACGGTAGTAAGTTCATCAAGAATATTACGATCGTCGATAGGCTGAAAGGCATTGCGGAATACGTTTTGACAAGTGAGGAAATCAAGCACTACGGCAAGGTTCAAGCGTCTCTTAATCTGTATTACGACAATAAACAGTCACTGGGCGTCACTCAGTTTACTTTTCAGATAGACAAAGACCTTATTGACTCGGATATTGTACCAATTGCCGAGTATTATATTGAGGATTTTGAGACGTTGAGGCAGTCGGTTGAGGCAATAGTGGCGGACCTTCAGGAAAAATTTAAAGACTTAGATAATGTTGAGACAAAGGCGGGCTCACAAGAGAAAGCCGACGCTGTCCAGACGAACCTAGACACTCACACAAGAGACAAGTCCAACCCTCACGGCGTTACAAAAAGTCAAATAGGGTTGGGCAATGTGGACAATGTGCAGCAAGCTTCTAAACAAGATTTTGACCTGCATGTATCAGATGCATCCAAACACATTTCTTCTAGCGAGAGAACAAAGTGGAATAACGGCCAAACTTTCAGGATAACGGCAGAGAACGGGACACAGAAATACAACCTCACACAAGGCTCTTTTTATGATTCGCTTAAAGATGTCGGGACTGTCTCTTTTTACGGGACCAACGCTGTCACAGATAACCCGTCATCATCAAGCTTGCGCGGTATGCAGATTGTAGGACAGCCAGGGATTGGCATGGGGTACGCCGTGGACGTGAATGGGAATGCTTGGTGGTTCTATTACAATTCGAGCCATACCAAGATCAATTGGTTTCCTGCAGAGTCCATCACAGGTGCTCAGTCGAAGGTAGATGCTCACGCAAATAGAAAGGACAACCCGCACGCCGTAACAAAAGCGCAAGTAGGCTTGGATAAGGTGGATAATGTTCAGCAGGCACCTTTAACGGAGTTTAACGCCCATAATTACAATCCTATTCGTCACATCACACAAATTGAGAGAGAGAAATGGAACGGCGGTCAATTAACGAAAATCACAAATGATGTTGGGGGTGTAGCTTTTGCAGTAAATGAAGGCGAAGACATGCTTCAGGCAATTGTAAATAGAGGTAGGAGCATGGGCACCTTTTATGCAAATGGAAAAGCAGTAAATTCTCCTTCTAGCGCCTCTACAAGAGGGTTTTATCAAATGACAAGTCAATCAACTGATGGCAAGGGTATGTATGGCTGGGTTTATGCGATGGACTACAGAAATAATGTTTTTACAAATTATTATGATGGTAATTCTTCGGGCTGGACAGGGTGGAAACAGCTGGATACAAGCAAAAATTTTGAAAATGCAATCTGGCAAAATGTTACCCTGAAAAACGGAGCAGCAAATGGAGATAGGCCATTTCAGTACGCTAAATGGGGCAAATTACTTTTATTAAGAGGACAGATCACAGCACCGCGGGAAGTTGTGATTGGTTCAATACCTTCCTCCATGGTTCCGAGTAACGGTGCGGTTGTTCTCGCGTCAACGATCGGAATAACTGGTATTTGTAAACTCGTTGTTTTCGGTACAGGAGATTTAAAATTGACTGGTTTAATGTCCAATGATAATAACGCAGTTACCGGCTATTATATGGATGTTAACCCGATTCCGTTAGATTAA
- a CDS encoding phage tail protein, producing the protein MFVHDINTGQQHELIHVEPKVNDNITGKKDLSFLIPLTEYNQIPFNALVGRNFIIIDEVRYKKQQYFINTPTIKQEGALLTKDITATHIYSFRAIKHVVHETIEGTKTLNEALKHAVKGSEITFTIMPDAKGIGAKKLEGFGNKKTSELMDEIISTFGVEIIPDNTHLYIYKKAGKEIVKRLDNLSNLTSLQITTSEDNSTTRVKGYGKLKEDKDILGDQSIPYDSKTGTWAYDSSLKADYTKKIGAAFSFSFTGTGFKFKTLVSKLGGKWEFKIGDQTKAISVYKDSAPTEKEFDIIRGLDSKTYKVVATFKGRDSNNPNTKGTKKADPVMYLLRGNIIGVYRTFKNEDEKYVFPPVTYVHPEEKKFLINGQPSWAEPVTDDSITTKDDMIKLLKTKVNPYAEVSYDADYVELLDQALADIEEPVMAGDTIRVYADTPLNGITFDGKLRATGASYNPLRPEQPSDLTIDGKRKSRVDMEIEEKKRAKNQEQTIKNYQNQLASGLAEINQIKQSLANTRASQQTTYTFSLQFLDGEWSVSYGEGFASLAAGILSLNTDDDYAIQYVTGDANSIMKEAGYTLYTEDVDTDIINIILYKGGKISDPLGVPEGSKVKILIVGQK; encoded by the coding sequence ATGTTTGTACATGATATTAACACAGGACAACAGCATGAGCTCATTCATGTTGAGCCCAAAGTGAATGATAATATCACTGGGAAAAAGGATTTGTCTTTTTTAATTCCCTTAACTGAATACAATCAGATCCCTTTCAATGCGTTAGTCGGAAGAAATTTTATTATTATCGACGAAGTGCGCTATAAAAAGCAACAGTATTTCATTAACACGCCAACGATCAAACAGGAAGGCGCCCTACTAACGAAAGACATAACAGCCACGCATATCTATTCTTTTAGGGCGATCAAGCATGTTGTTCACGAGACGATAGAAGGTACAAAAACTCTCAATGAAGCATTAAAGCACGCAGTGAAAGGCAGTGAAATCACATTTACAATTATGCCGGATGCGAAGGGGATCGGAGCTAAAAAGCTGGAGGGTTTCGGCAATAAAAAGACCTCTGAGCTGATGGATGAAATCATTTCTACCTTTGGGGTGGAGATCATTCCGGATAACACGCATTTATACATTTACAAAAAAGCCGGCAAAGAGATTGTAAAAAGGCTGGATAACCTTTCGAACCTCACGTCTTTACAGATCACAACAAGTGAAGACAACTCGACAACAAGGGTGAAAGGGTATGGGAAGCTCAAAGAAGATAAGGACATCTTGGGTGATCAGTCGATCCCCTACGATTCCAAAACAGGAACCTGGGCGTATGATAGCTCATTAAAAGCTGATTATACAAAGAAAATAGGAGCCGCGTTTTCTTTCTCCTTCACAGGGACAGGCTTTAAATTCAAAACACTTGTGTCGAAGCTGGGCGGTAAATGGGAATTTAAAATAGGCGATCAGACGAAAGCCATTTCTGTCTATAAAGATTCAGCACCGACAGAAAAAGAGTTTGATATCATTCGAGGACTGGACAGCAAGACTTATAAGGTGGTTGCTACCTTTAAAGGCAGGGACAGCAATAACCCGAATACAAAAGGCACAAAGAAAGCTGATCCGGTCATGTATCTTCTACGGGGCAATATTATCGGGGTGTATAGGACTTTCAAGAATGAGGATGAAAAGTATGTCTTTCCTCCGGTTACCTATGTTCATCCAGAGGAAAAAAAGTTTCTAATAAACGGGCAGCCATCTTGGGCGGAACCGGTCACGGATGATTCAATCACGACAAAGGATGACATGATTAAGCTGCTGAAAACCAAAGTCAATCCTTATGCAGAAGTGTCCTATGATGCCGACTATGTGGAATTGTTAGATCAGGCCTTGGCTGATATCGAAGAGCCGGTTATGGCAGGGGACACCATTCGTGTATATGCTGATACGCCTTTGAATGGAATCACTTTTGATGGGAAGCTGAGAGCAACAGGGGCCTCATACAACCCATTAAGACCAGAACAGCCCTCTGACCTGACAATTGACGGAAAAAGAAAAAGCCGTGTAGACATGGAAATTGAAGAGAAAAAGCGCGCGAAGAATCAAGAGCAGACCATCAAAAATTATCAAAATCAATTGGCTTCTGGGCTTGCTGAAATCAATCAAATAAAGCAAAGTCTGGCGAATACCCGGGCATCGCAGCAGACCACATATACATTCTCTTTGCAATTTTTAGATGGTGAATGGTCTGTGTCTTATGGTGAGGGCTTTGCTTCCTTGGCAGCTGGCATCCTTTCTTTGAATACGGATGATGATTATGCAATCCAGTATGTGACCGGTGATGCCAATTCCATTATGAAAGAGGCAGGCTACACGTTGTATACCGAAGATGTGGACACAGACATCATTAATATAATCCTTTATAAAGGCGGAAAAATAAGTGACCCTCTGGGCGTTCCTGAAGGTTCAAAAGTAAAAATTCTTATAGTAGGACAGAAATAG
- a CDS encoding phage tail domain-containing protein, which produces MINYDLIIEGKYLSETLDGVSLLSFRPEAPVFERQTAGTSALINGTMMLKQGNTGRYTERKINIKVLVEANSSFQFQIKRDAVYNLFVREDPYYVINTQQPYKRWLVTCDDAFSIYQENGKKYQEVDITLTAIQGLAESLNDSTASMELKDEKFHLGMNIRRDSTPVFHFQNKNSFVVDNIGDVKLDPINYNYNVEMYLQGTDISITNITTNETLTLNGKFSKTDKITLLKHHILKNSAPISDRSGRFPTLAAGQNQFRIAGATYSDIRFITHFYYK; this is translated from the coding sequence TTGATAAACTATGATCTAATAATAGAAGGCAAGTATTTAAGCGAGACTCTTGATGGCGTCTCGCTTTTATCATTTAGACCGGAAGCGCCAGTGTTCGAAAGGCAGACGGCAGGAACAAGCGCGCTCATTAACGGGACGATGATGCTTAAGCAGGGGAACACTGGGCGTTACACAGAAAGAAAGATCAACATAAAAGTGCTTGTGGAGGCAAATAGTTCTTTTCAGTTCCAGATCAAAAGGGATGCCGTTTACAACCTTTTTGTAAGAGAGGACCCCTACTATGTGATCAATACGCAGCAGCCTTATAAACGATGGCTTGTTACGTGTGATGACGCATTTTCCATCTATCAAGAAAACGGCAAAAAGTATCAGGAAGTGGACATCACGTTGACGGCCATTCAGGGACTTGCTGAGTCTTTAAATGACAGCACTGCATCTATGGAATTGAAGGACGAAAAGTTTCACTTGGGCATGAATATCCGGCGGGACTCAACCCCTGTGTTTCACTTTCAAAATAAAAACTCTTTTGTAGTGGATAACATAGGGGACGTAAAACTGGACCCGATTAACTATAATTACAACGTTGAAATGTACCTGCAGGGTACGGATATTTCAATTACAAATATCACGACAAACGAAACCCTGACACTGAACGGAAAATTTTCAAAAACGGATAAGATAACGCTTTTGAAACATCACATTTTGAAGAACTCTGCGCCTATTTCCGATAGGAGTGGGCGGTTCCCGACTCTTGCAGCCGGCCAGAATCAATTTAGGATTGCCGGCGCTACCTACAGCGATATTCGATTCATTACACACTTTTATTATAAATAG
- a CDS encoding holin family protein yields the protein MEETTVFINFETLDLARVYLFGSVKYLDLLLVLSILDVITGVIKAWKFKKLRSRSAWFGYVRKMLSFLVVIVANIVDTILNLNGVLTFGTVLFYIANEGLSITENLAQIGVKIPAAITDRLHVIENDNDQTKEKDEQAAG from the coding sequence ATGGAGGAAACGACTGTGTTTATTAATTTTGAAACATTGGATTTAGCGAGAGTGTACCTGTTTGGGAGTGTGAAATATCTAGATTTACTGCTTGTTCTCAGCATTCTTGACGTAATAACGGGCGTGATCAAGGCTTGGAAATTCAAAAAGCTGCGGAGTCGAAGCGCTTGGTTCGGTTATGTCCGGAAAATGCTTAGTTTTCTGGTGGTCATCGTGGCAAATATCGTAGATACAATTCTCAATCTGAACGGCGTCCTGACATTTGGAACCGTTCTTTTTTATATCGCCAATGAGGGGCTTTCCATTACGGAGAACCTTGCACAGATCGGTGTTAAGATTCCGGCTGCCATTACTGACCGGCTTCATGTAATCGAAAATGACAACGATCAAACAAAAGAAAAGGATGAACAGGCTGCTGGATAA
- a CDS encoding XkdX family protein, giving the protein MDWFKCINNCYKWGCYTSDDVRKFVGYEKITAEQFKEITGEDYATPSEGASGTTDGSSGSDQVN; this is encoded by the coding sequence ATGGATTGGTTTAAATGCATTAATAACTGCTACAAATGGGGCTGTTATACATCTGATGATGTTCGTAAATTTGTAGGTTATGAGAAAATCACAGCTGAGCAATTCAAAGAAATTACTGGGGAAGACTATGCCACTCCCTCAGAAGGGGCTTCTGGGACAACTGACGGATCTTCTGGGTCTGACCAAGTAAACTAG
- a CDS encoding teichoic acid biosynthesis protein, protein MTLYLNKRHGDAPNAKLFTQLDDNAKATETEVNLLNNRFKYHENSQTAHKSSQIDHGGLSVSTELETMKKRFANMIAKADGTNVKEVLDLRINREGREFDTANERVVEIEKSLSDLDASVQKEYGFDYTTIRPVYHTSLNLADKTVLQCFVIDEKTGDIYATQVGSGNTDQSQNYVITRMNKNGVMLDSMTVVHGGHGTTIGLERENDRMYIWSNYEVVDSHGSSIGHDLVRFPYTAGATINGGNGGIKRFNKFTDLYAIPVIDQQNGLIALRLKDSNDDSVVQLRKLNDVKNGIDKLLGEVTVPNDLHYLQGFTIDGYDLYWYTGDTNSVTYPAELSLFSFKDGKLKKRITCDFGRGPDGKYEGDFREPESIFLYKDPKTGKKSLFAAIATGTVGKRLAKVYAYHSKDNAATFATDLSQGFQGYPLTKNNGFAKSLPDGLTKLKDFRQVGYYYMKTAESNKMTDHPAGGDAGWWLQVAPADGSGSVIQTLTRNSTGRSIKIFTRVVTGAGVAGEWAELMSSQDLDWTNLPLKNGASNPDSNDKLQYAINGGLVHLRGRVKIPVTDGVIFAVLPAGARPSKAWYDGCQVAGTTGQRKIDVRANGEVVAYGFAVNSVDAVTYTYVNASFPIG, encoded by the coding sequence ATGACGCTTTATCTTAATAAGAGGCACGGGGATGCTCCAAACGCCAAACTCTTTACTCAGCTGGACGATAACGCCAAGGCAACCGAAACGGAAGTCAATCTGCTAAACAATAGATTTAAATATCATGAAAACTCACAGACCGCCCACAAATCAAGTCAAATTGATCACGGCGGCCTTTCTGTTTCTACAGAATTAGAAACGATGAAAAAGCGTTTCGCCAACATGATCGCCAAAGCAGACGGCACGAATGTAAAAGAGGTTCTGGACCTCCGTATAAACCGAGAAGGTAGAGAATTTGACACGGCAAATGAGCGCGTTGTGGAGATTGAAAAATCACTCTCTGACCTTGATGCCTCTGTTCAAAAAGAATATGGGTTCGATTACACGACAATCCGACCCGTTTATCATACGAGTTTGAACCTTGCAGATAAAACGGTGCTGCAGTGTTTCGTAATCGACGAGAAAACAGGCGATATATACGCGACGCAGGTGGGAAGTGGCAACACAGATCAAAGTCAAAACTATGTTATTACCCGGATGAATAAAAATGGCGTAATGCTTGATAGCATGACAGTCGTTCACGGCGGGCACGGCACCACAATCGGGCTTGAACGAGAAAACGACAGAATGTATATCTGGTCAAATTATGAGGTAGTTGATTCACATGGTAGCTCAATCGGTCATGACCTAGTTCGGTTTCCCTACACAGCCGGGGCAACGATTAACGGAGGAAATGGCGGCATCAAACGGTTTAATAAATTCACTGATCTATATGCGATTCCAGTTATTGATCAACAAAACGGTTTGATTGCCTTGCGTTTAAAAGACAGCAACGATGACAGCGTTGTGCAGCTGCGTAAATTGAATGATGTGAAAAACGGTATTGATAAACTGCTGGGAGAAGTGACAGTTCCAAACGATTTGCATTACCTGCAGGGCTTTACTATCGACGGATACGACTTGTATTGGTACACAGGAGACACTAACAGCGTCACCTATCCGGCTGAATTGTCTTTGTTCAGCTTCAAAGATGGAAAGCTCAAGAAACGAATTACATGTGATTTTGGCCGGGGACCTGATGGGAAATACGAGGGGGATTTTCGTGAGCCGGAATCCATTTTTCTTTATAAGGACCCGAAGACCGGGAAGAAATCGTTATTCGCGGCAATTGCAACCGGTACAGTGGGAAAGCGCCTGGCAAAAGTCTATGCGTATCATTCCAAAGATAATGCGGCTACATTTGCCACAGACTTATCACAAGGGTTTCAAGGCTATCCATTGACCAAAAACAATGGATTCGCAAAGAGCCTGCCTGATGGACTGACAAAACTCAAAGACTTTCGCCAAGTGGGTTACTATTACATGAAAACAGCAGAATCAAACAAGATGACGGATCATCCGGCCGGCGGCGATGCGGGATGGTGGCTTCAAGTTGCACCGGCCGACGGTTCCGGTTCTGTTATTCAGACGCTTACACGAAATTCCACAGGGCGATCAATTAAAATTTTCACTCGGGTTGTAACTGGCGCGGGGGTTGCCGGGGAATGGGCGGAGCTTATGTCCAGTCAAGATTTGGATTGGACGAATCTTCCCTTGAAAAACGGGGCTTCGAATCCTGATTCTAATGATAAATTGCAATATGCCATAAACGGCGGACTCGTTCATTTGCGCGGAAGGGTTAAAATTCCAGTGACAGACGGGGTAATATTTGCAGTTTTACCGGCAGGAGCTAGACCAAGTAAAGCTTGGTATGATGGCTGTCAGGTCGCTGGAACAACAGGACAGCGCAAAATAGACGTGCGTGCAAACGGGGAAGTTGTTGCCTATGGATTCGCGGTAAACAGTGTGGACGCGGTCACTTACACATACGTCAATGCCAGCTTTCCAATAGGGTAA
- a CDS encoding N-acetylmuramoyl-L-alanine amidase, with product MTITVKKNLVSEAKYGLKCPNAMTAQYITIHNTANDASAANEISYMINNTNSTSFHFAVDDKEVRQGIPTNRNAWHTGDGTNGTGNRKSIGVEICYSKSGGAKYKAAEKLAIKFVAQLLKERGWGIDRVRKHQDWNGKYCPHRILSEGRWDKVKAAIEKELKALGGKASSGKTSTAKKKTTSSSKKRTSYALPSGIYKVKSPMMKGASVTQIQKALAALYFYPNKGAKNNGIDGVYGPKTANAVKRFQLMHGLSADGIYGPKTKVKLDTLLK from the coding sequence ATGACAATTACAGTGAAAAAGAATCTTGTATCAGAAGCTAAATACGGTTTGAAATGCCCGAACGCAATGACGGCACAGTACATCACCATCCATAATACAGCCAATGACGCGTCAGCTGCCAATGAGATTAGTTACATGATCAATAACACAAATTCAACAAGCTTTCACTTTGCAGTCGATGACAAAGAGGTGCGGCAGGGCATCCCCACAAATCGCAATGCATGGCACACAGGAGACGGCACAAACGGCACCGGGAACCGTAAGTCTATCGGCGTTGAAATCTGCTACAGCAAGTCGGGAGGCGCTAAATATAAGGCAGCAGAAAAGCTGGCCATCAAGTTTGTGGCGCAGCTGCTTAAAGAGCGCGGCTGGGGAATTGATCGTGTTCGCAAGCACCAAGACTGGAACGGTAAGTATTGTCCGCACCGTATTTTGTCAGAGGGGAGATGGGACAAGGTTAAGGCTGCCATTGAAAAAGAATTGAAGGCGCTGGGCGGGAAAGCAAGCTCAGGTAAAACAAGCACAGCTAAAAAGAAAACAACAAGCTCAAGCAAAAAGAGAACGTCATATGCGCTGCCTTCTGGCATCTATAAGGTGAAAAGTCCAATGATGAAAGGCGCGTCTGTAACACAGATTCAGAAAGCTCTGGCGGCTCTTTATTTCTATCCGAACAAAGGGGCGAAGAATAACGGTATTGACGGCGTGTATGGTCCGAAAACAGCAAACGCAGTCAAACGATTCCAGCTGATGCATGGGCTTTCTGCAGATGGTATCTACGGACCGAAAACGAAAGTGAAACTAGATACGCTACTAAAATAA